The Verrucomicrobiales bacterium genome includes the window AGCCGGGAGGCAAGGTGGGAATCCGGCGCGATGCCACTTGGAACGTTCCGGAACCAGAGCTCGCACTCGTGTTCAACTCTCGCGGTGAGATCGTGGGCTACACCTCCGGAAACGACATGAGTTCGCGGGACATCGAGGGCGAGAACCTCCTGTATCTGCCCCAAGCCAAGACCTACCGCCATTCCTGCGCCCTCGGCCCCTGCGTGGTGTTGGGAGTGAGCGAAGCCGAGGTGCGAGAATGGAAAATCCAGATCACCATCACTCGGGGAGGACAGGGAGTGTTCGAAGGCAACACCGCCGTGGGCCAGATCAAACGCAGTTTTGCGGAACTGGGGGACTATTTGTTCCGAAGCCAGGAGTTTCCGCAGGGGGCCATTCTGTTGACGGGTACCGGGGTGGTTCCGCCGGACTCCTTCACCTTGGCCGCCGGGGACATCGTCCGAATTACGATCGGTGAGATCGGCCTCTTAGAGAACGAAGTCGTCGTGGTCTGACCGAACGAACCCGTTTCGGTCAGGGCTGGAGCGACGCGATCAGGTTGAGGATCATCCGCAGCACATTCATCGGCGACTGGGTAGAATCCACGTTGTGAACCAGCGTGGGGCCGTAATACTCCAGCACCGGCTTG containing:
- a CDS encoding fumarylacetoacetate hydrolase family protein; this translates as MSLKLVRFKPAHGHSRFGLLQQAEILDLSAAGIDRLSGLLDGPAPVAVLEALSRQPLPRVPLASVKLLAPVDQQEVWAAGVTYLRSKKARMEESDFSASAYDRVYEAPRPELFFKSLPQKVSEPGGKVGIRRDATWNVPEPELALVFNSRGEIVGYTSGNDMSSRDIEGENLLYLPQAKTYRHSCALGPCVVLGVSEAEVREWKIQITITRGGQGVFEGNTAVGQIKRSFAELGDYLFRSQEFPQGAILLTGTGVVPPDSFTLAAGDIVRITIGEIGLLENEVVVV